Proteins from a single region of Kluyveromyces lactis strain NRRL Y-1140 chromosome C complete sequence:
- the ECM38 gene encoding gamma-glutamyltransferase (similar to uniprot|Q05902 Saccharomyces cerevisiae YLR299W ECM38 Gamma-glutamyltranspeptidase major glutathione-degrading enzyme expression induced mainly by nitrogen starvation): MVLTPFLLLLGFCEALSPHVLNNQPDIALDIDRSPTLTPNQELLKIGSKFAIASDLELCSNMTLHKVFLDFPGSNAVDAAVTVALCIGMINFFNSGIGGGGFAVVSTKEESVTYDFRETAPLLSNNTMYDGLGDFASVVGGLSIAVPGELAGLYDMWSEYGSGKISWQNVLQPVIDLGYHGWEIQEVLGASLGAYEYFLRMNFEDWQFVFNEDGSIKKKGDWLKRPTLAKTLEVLAKNGSVAPFYDPNSYLVKSMVSKIKERGGIITREDFSLYKAEKQKPLSVLIRSGWENMPNNDLTVLTSSGSSSGAALIAALKVLDAFPSVTGGDYSTQQTYELVEAMKWLASARSRLGDYGGGDELPSRIQKVLNDPWIQHAVLKIKENGNDSNFRTLPNWKDYHPAYEMNEPHGTAHFSVVDDKHNAVSLTTTVNLLFGSLVHDPVTGVIFNNEMDDFSIAGRSNSFGLAPSAYNLIEPGKRPLSSCVPTIILNELGFPDLVVGASGGSRISPSILQVIVRKYWYQMPLLETIAYPRVHHQLLPDILEVESFPMVGKALIAELVKMGHTPKEMPSRSVVNGICRVNAEWHAVSDYWRKRGIAAAM, from the coding sequence ATGGTTTTAACGCCATTCTTGTTGTTACTGGGTTTTTGTGAAGCCTTAAGCCCGCATGTGCTCAACAACCAGCCTGACATTGCGTTGGATATTGATAGATCTCCGACTTTGACTCCAAATCAGGAGCTATTGAAAATCGGTTCGAAGTTTGCTATTGCTTCAGACTTAGAACTATGTAGCAATATGACACTACATAAGGTATTCTTGGATTTCCCAGGTTCAAATGCTGTCGATGCGGCAGTTACTGTTGCGTTGTGTATTGGcatgatcaatttctttaacaGTGGAATTGGTGGAGGCGGATTCGCTGTCGTTTCGACAAAAGAGGAGAGTGTAACGTATGATTTCAGGGAGACGGCGCCATTACTTAGCAATAATACAATGTACGACGGACTCGGTGATTTTGCGTCCGTAGTTGGCGGGTTATCAATTGCAGTTCCTGGAGAATTGGCTGGATTATATGATATGTGGAGCGAATATGGTAGTGGTAAGATTTCTTGGCAAAATGTTTTGCAACCTGTCATTGACTTGGGCTATCATGGATGGGAAATCCAGGAAGTATTAGGTGCTTCATTAGGAGCCTATGAATATTTCTTGAGGATGAACTTTGAAGACTGGCAATTTGTGTTTAATGAGGATGGTTCCATCAAGAAAAAGGGAGATTGGCTTAAAAGACCTACCCTTGCTAAAACTCTTGAAGTCTTAGCTAAAAACGGTTCAGTTGCACCATTTTACGATCCCAATTCTTATCTTGTGAAATCTATGGTATCTaagataaaagaaagaggagGTATCATCACCAGAGAAGATTTCTCACTCTACAAAGCTGAAAAGCAAAAACCACTATCAGTACTGATTAGAAGCGGATGGGAAAATATGCCTAATAATGATTTGACTGTGCTCACCTCCAGCGGATCATCTAGTGGTGCAGCTTTGATAGCAGCACTAAAAGTTTTAGATGCATTCCCATCTGTGACAGGTGGTGATTACTCAACACAACAGACATACGAATTAGTGGAGGCTATGAAGTGGTTAGCTAGTGCAAGATCAAGATTGGGAGATTACGGAGGTGGAGATGAATTGCCATCACGGATCCAAAAAGTCTTGAATGACCCATGGATACAGCACGCAGTcttaaaaataaaagaaaatggtaatgattcaaatttcaGGACACTACCAAATTGGAAAGACTATCATCCTGCATACGAAATGAATGAGCCACATGGAACAGCACACTTTTCAgttgttgatgataagCATAATGCGGTATCGTTGACAACAACCGTCAATCTACTATTTGGCTCCTTGGTGCATGATCCCGTAACTGGAGTCATCTTTAATAACGAAATGGACGATTTTTCTATCGCTGGCAGATCGAACAGTTTTGGATTGGCGCCATCTGCATATAATTTGATTGAACCAGGAAAAAGACCACTATCTTCTTGCGTGCCCACTATTATCTTAAATGAGTTGGGATTCCCAGACTTGGTGGTTGGGGCCTCAGGAGGTTCCCGTATTAGTCCTTCAATTTTGCAAGTAATTGTAAGAAAGTACTGGTATCAAATGCCACTATTAGAAACGATTGCATATCCAAGAGTACATCATCAGTTATTGCCGGACATTTTAGAGGTTGAAAGCTTTCCAATGGTGGGTAAAGCCTTGATCGCTGAGCTAGTGAAAATGGGTCATACTCCCAAGGAAATGCCTTCAAGATCGGTGGTTAATGGGATTTGTAGAGTCAATGCAGAGTGGCATGCTGTTAGTGATTATTGGCGCAAAAGGGGCATTGCTGCAGCGATGTGA
- the MSB1 gene encoding Msb1p (some similarities with uniprot|P21339 Saccharomyces cerevisiae YOR188W MSB1 Protein involved in positive regulation of both 1 3-beta-glucan synthesis and the Pkc1p-MAPK pathway potential Cdc28p substrate multicopy suppressor of temperature-sensitive mutations in CDC24 and CDC42 and of mutations in BEM4) has translation MSEKKPLPQPPFEENTCNYTKEDVRLGKKTKRDGDDADDEFEFFHEFQREKVRSLIHLITNELKLNGFETEYLFLPFRPEQTNEKLLSFLNSIFPLGNGQPVADEKIQKILNRTEVWTLFQALKYIWCRLPNGEIIGWAAYNEFKTKEAEQNYSQKSFLEIMPKCLDSPNHASIVYDFFDLIVTMASNSKKNKMSARKISKMCAVWAFQMDQDTATNMIFDARRADTNDYKQGLSQWIPAAEAMFHLLLAFIRSFVPTDSTKVKLPKSLRNILFDNAYPPKNSDTFTSETILTVPIVTLMTTKFTRKPWQLIERCNELMDFDEPEKFETREDFALLKSLFKKKKNIEGISSKMSKESKRLMKCMSTKHSTFQAGWSKGRNLPSSNPDLIEESISISRVDIDDYFIWAWLSTLSYEQTSQKRKMFGRSLILEFEFDGFKKWLILEECDAVFESKAYNCVDRTDYINTAVSDTPKDEFLQQTTKGEAKETSRVPKDSAEPVQMSSQSPTPSSVPSLDKTMLPEKEIRTKPLPVPGLIDNVVSKTDQTSVRRPSPLRTQASVPRAGDSENPLNHEISPSHDKIASVQPRISKSPQLINKPFIEDTTFAERRTESPRPSASPQLDYQKQQHRQQQHRQQQDPSPEQVLQTEQKHVPLFTSPYRKSPSEKAGSLSNYGHYEPQYRKLSPSPTPLARSQAQDASECVRLSSSTYDELTIRGLPVHTDREKSSVTPDSVVKNYSIDDTLPVDSQERIEVEQQVSAKGLGLDETDSKNRISDLANLVDDMTLEMITADPGDAVKDLDASLRTSDEKFETLTMFDKYKSRAQHNQRPEDPLNDSQISIVTPLDISTNSMIPTEANDDVTTIPSESKIRGKDLPVVPLVVTENTTSNASSEELPKQTPTPRMQPMIAQSALPTSTREQRMTGSPSTPPIRQSDNPYQRTYPPAARQPLINEGSETNVKSSQNHQRGALPANYESQVRTLAPQTSSGSALPVIARLDPSPERYQSQGTPERYQQNYAENYSNTVESGPNYSLKQYTPPEADQQFKQHQLPPTQPGGHPSEHGRTHFKAQYPQSQPNHQHPYQNANYNGPAYNSSAGFNPPNVQQATYETIAESGDFSSVSQREQYRREGEPRIPQSLPHLEVEGQNSFSNARAPFSPHSNSNMNPHMSAPIDETPTPLGVNDREMRGRIPRHLAQPNLYSRQHGAPRQVSPDYDARTMHPGTMHPGPNAHIPQGTSYGMHQHMPQGKVPVRGPPNGMLQGTVNPQYGVGYGPQRYAPSSAVPPPQTYSSPPPPMQPQQFRPPVNGGRYNQHQSPVPPQPGFIPQGPVTNKLHSGNMDKQTNRKKLYEDIRSGNFGI, from the coding sequence ATGAGTGAAAAAAAGCCTCTGCCTCAACCGCcgtttgaagaaaacacATGTAATTATACTAAAGAGGATGTTAGACTCGGTAAGAAAACAAAGCGCGATGGCGATGACgctgatgatgaattcgAATTCTTTCACGAATTTCAGAGAGAAAAGGTGAGATCATTAATTCATTTGATTACCAACGAACTGAAATTGAATGGTTTTGAAACAGAATATCTGTTTCTGCCATTTAGACCTGAGCAAACTAATGAAAAGCTTTTATCCTTCTTGAACTCAATCTTTCCGTTAGGTAATGGCCAACCCGTAGCGGATGAAAAGATACAAAAAATATTAAACAGGACAGAAGTCTGGACTTTGTTTCAAGCTCTAAAATATATATGGTGTCGATTGCCGAACGGAGAAATAATCGGATGGGCAGCATACAATGAATTTAAAACGAAGGAGGCTGAACAGAATTATTCTCAaaaatcttttcttgaGATTATGCCAAAATGTTTAGATTCGCCTAACCATGCATCAATAGTATATGacttttttgatttaatAGTCACTATGGCATCTAACtcgaaaaagaataaaatGAGCGCTAgaaagatatcaaagatgTGTGCAGTATGGGCATTCCAAATGGATCAAGATACCGCTACTAATATGATTTTTGATGCCAGACGGGCAGACACTAATGATTATAAACAAGGTTTGAGCCAATGGATTCCGGCAGCTGAGGCTATGTTTCATTTGTTATTGGCTTTCATAAGATCATTCGTACCAACGGATTCTACAAAGGTAAAATTACCGAAAAGTTTAAGAAACATTCTATTCGACAATGCTTATCCTCCTAAGAATTCTGACACATTTACCTCTGAAACTATCCTTACTGTTCCTATTGTAACTCTCATGACCACAAAGTTTACTAGGAAACCGTGGCAATTGATTGAACGTTGCAATGAGCTCATGGATTTTGATGAACCAGAAAAGTTCGAAACTCGAGAAGACTTCGCCTTATTGAAGTCGctgttcaagaagaaaaagaacattgaGGGGATAAGCAGTAAGATGtcaaaagaatcaaaacGGTTGATGAAATGCATGTCTACTAAGCATTCTACTTTCCAAGCTGGTTGGAGTAAAGGAAGGAATCTGCCCTCCTCAAATCCCGATTTGATAGAAGAGTCAATTAGTATCAGTCGTGTTGATATAGATGATTATTTTATTTGGGCCTGGCTTTCGACTCTATCTTACGAACAAACTTCACAAAAGCGTAAGATGTTCGGTAGGTCATTGATCTTGGAGTTCGAATTTGATGGATTCAAAAAGTGGTTGATCTTGGAGGAATGTGATGCAGTATTTGAAAGCAAAGCTTATAACTGCGTTGATAGAACAGATTACATCAATACGGCTGTATCCGACACTCCGAAGGACGAATTTTTGCAACAAACTACTAAAGGTGAAGCAAAGGAGACTAGTAGAGTTCCCAAGGATTCTGCGGAACCTGTGCAGATGTCAAGTCAATCCCCAACACCATCTTCTGTTCCGTCATTAGACAAAACGATGCTGCcagagaaagaaattaGAACGAAGCCGTTGCCTGTTCCTGGTCTAATAGATAATGTAGTATCAAAAACTGACCAAACTTCTGTAAGAAGACCTTCTCCTCTACGCACTCAGGCTTCAGTTCCGAGAGCGGGTGATTCTGAAAACCCTCTGAATCATGAAATATCCCCTTCGCATGATAAAATAGCTTCAGTCCAACCCAGAATTAGTAAAAGCCCTCAGCTCATTAACAAACctttcattgaagataCTACATTTGCAGAACGGAGAACGGAATCACCTCGCCCTTCTGCGTCCCCACAATTGGATTATCAAAAACAACAGCATAGACAACAACAGCATAGACAACAACAGGATCCTTCTCCAGAGCAAGTACTGCAGACAGAACAAAAGCATGTTCCTCTTTTCACCAGTCCTTACAGGAAATCACCCTCCGAAAAAGCAGGTTCGCTTTCCAACTATGGTCATTATGAACCACAATATAGGAAGCTGTCCCCCTCCCCCACTCCGCTTGCGCGGAGCCAAGCACAAGATGCATCGGAGTGCGTTAGACTATCATCATCCACATACGATGAGCTCACTATCAGAGGGCTTCCCGTCCATACTGACAGAGAAAAGTCCAGTGTAACACCCGACTCTGTGGTCAAAAATTATTCCATCGATGACACTTTACCCGTCGACTCTCAAGAGCGTATAGAAGTAGAGCAGCAAGTTTCTGCAAAAGGACTCGGGCTCGATGAAACTGACTCCAAGAATAGGATTTCGGACCTAGCTAATTTAGTTGATGACATGACTTTGGAAATGATTACTGCTGATCCAGGTGATGCTGTTAAGGATTTGGATGCAAGTCTTAGAACCAGTGACGAAAAGTTTGAAACACTAACGATGTTTGACAAATATAAATCCCGAGCACAGCATAATCAGAGGCCAGAAGACCCTCTGAATGACAGTCAAATCAGTATCGTCACTCCTCTCGATATCTCAACAAATTCCATGATTCCAACTGAAGCAAATGATGATGTAACGACCATCCCATCTGAATCCAAAATAAGGGGAAAAGATCTACCTGTGGTTCCTTTGGTCGTTACGGAAAACACCACAAGTAATGCATCCAGTGAAGAACTTCCGAAACAGACTCCAACTCCACGGATGCAGCCAATGATTGCTCAGTCGGCCTTACCAACATCTACAAGGGAACAACGGATGACAGGGTCACCTTCTACTCCTCCTATACGGCAGTCAGACAACCCTTATCAGAGAACTTATCCACCGGCAGCTCGTCAACCTTTGATAAATGAAGGTTCTGAAACTAACGTCAAGTCATCCCAAAATCACCAAAGAGGTGCGTTACCAGCCAATTACGAAAGCCAGGTACGAACTCTAGCTCCTCAAACTAGCTCAGGTAGTGCCTTGCCAGTTATAGCACGCCTCGATCCTTCCCCTGAAAGATATCAAAGTCAAGGAACACCAGAGAGGTATCAGCAAAATTACGCTGAGAACTATTCCAACACTGTGGAATCTGGACCTAACTACTCATTAAAACAATACACTCCGCCGGAAGCTGATCAGCAGTTTAAGCAGCACCAGCTACCGCCAACACAACCAGGGGGCCATCCTTCAGAACATGGTAGAACCCACTTTAAAGCACAATACCCCCAAAGCCAGCCAAATCACCAACATCCGTATCAAAACGCTAATTACAACGGACCTGCTTATAATTCTTCAGCTGGTTTCAATCCACCAAACGTACAACAAGCTACTTATGAGACAATTGCTGAATCTGGCGATTTTTCGTCTGTGTCTCAGCGCGAACAATATCGTAGAGAAGGCGAACCAAGGATCCCACAAAGTTTGCCTCATCTAGAGGTTGAGGGACagaattctttctcaaatgCTCGTGCCCCTTTTTCCCCCCACTCAAACTCTAATATGAATCCTCATATGAGTGCACCAATTGATGAAACACCTACTCCCCTTGGTGTGAATGATAGAGAGATGCGGGGAAGAATACCAAGACATTTAGCTCAACCAAACTTATATTCTCGTCAACATGGAGCACCAAGACAAGTGTCTCCAGATTATGATGCGAGAACCATGCACCCGGGAACCATGCACCCGGGACCAAATGCACATATTCCTCAAGGTACATCCTATGGTATGCATCAACATATGCCACAAGGCAAGGTTCCTGTACGGGGACCGCCTAATGGTATGTTACAAGGTACTGTTAATCCTCAGTATGGTGTGGGATATGGACCTCAACGATATGCCCCAAGTTCGGCAGTTCCACCACCACAGACTTACTCTTCACCACCACCGCCTATGCAGCCGCAACAATTTCGTCCCCCTGTCAACGGCGGTAGGTACAATCAGCATCAGTCCCCAGTTCCACCCCAGCCAGGATTTATACCTCAAGGACCGGTGACAAATAAGCTACATAGTGGCAATATGGATAAACAAACGAATAGGAAGAAGTTATACGAAGACATAAGAAGTGGTAATTTTGGTATTTAA
- a CDS encoding uncharacterized protein (no similarity): protein MTEVEPNVTREASEQPSTETAAETGKTDEQRKITTTDKTDDKPVEEPAEKKPKTSAQIKASHWKPGSLEIKAFTGYALKLRCWKNVDKEGPITSAVGSQAEAKEDASIEADAETSIEPQEKGDSKPDQDESQSESETSETQPN from the coding sequence ATGACTGAAGTAGAACCCAATGTAACAAGAGAAGCTTCCGAACAACCATCTACCGAAACAGCAGCCGAAACAGGTAAAACAGATGAACAACGCAAGATAACCACAACAGATAAGACGGACGATAAACCAGTGGAAGAACCAGCTGAGAAGAAACCCAAAACCTCTGCACAAATAAAGGCGTCTCATTGGAAACCAGGGtctcttgaaataaaagCTTTCACAGGATACGCCTTGAAACTACGATGTTGGAAGAATGTTGACAAGGAAGGCCCCATAACTTCAGCCGTCGGATCACAGGCCGAAGCCAAAGAAGACGCAAGCATAGAGGCCGATGCTGAAACAAGCATCGAACCACAAGAAAAGGGAGATTCGAAACCCGATCAGGACGAGTCTCAAAGTGAATCTGAAACTTCTGAGACCCAGCCCaattaa
- the EXG1 gene encoding glucan 1,3-beta-glucosidase (uniprot|Q12628 Kluyveromyces lactis KLLA0C05324g Glucan 1 3-beta-glucosidase precursor), producing the protein MLSMQVVSLISLLVSVCLAQPLPLSKRYFEYENYKVRGVNLGGWLVLEPFITPSLFETFRTNEYNDDGIPYDEYHYCQYLGEDLARDRLKQHWSTWITEADFEDISNTGLNTVRIPIGYWAFELLDDDPYVSGLQEAYLDQAIEWARSYGLKVWVDLHGAPGSQNGFDNSGLRDQVEFQQDGNWDVFKNVLAYVIEKYSRDEFTDTVVGVEVLNEPLGPVIDMDKLKELYNWAYDYLRNDLQRDQILVIHDAFQKANYFDDQLTVEQGAFGVLVDHHHYQVFSPEEVGRTIDEHISVVCEQGKETLTEAHWNVVGEWSAALTDCTKWLNGVGIGARYDGSFVKNQDTSYWIGSCEGSQDISTWTSDKKDNYRKYIEAQLDAYEIRNGWIYWCYKTEDTLEWDYRKLVQSGLFPQPLTNRQFPNQCSSTY; encoded by the coding sequence ATGCTTTCAATGCAAGTTGTTTCATTGATTTCGTTGCTGGTCTCAGTGTGTCTGGCACAGCCATTGcctctttcaaaaagataCTTTGAATATGAGAATTATAAAGTCAGGGGTGTGAACCTTGGTGGTTGGTTGGTGTTGGAACCATTCATTACCCCATCGCTTTTCGAAACGTTCCGTACCAATGAGTATAACGATGACGGTATCCCATACGATGAGTACCATTATTGCCAATATTTGGGCGAAGACCTTGCTCGTGATAGATTGAAACAGCATTGGTCCACTTGGATCACTGAAGCggattttgaagatatttcCAACACTGGGTTGAACACTGTCAGAATCCCAATTGGGTACTGGGCTTTCGAATTGTTGGACGACGATCCATACGTGAGTGGATTACAAGAAGCGTATTTGGATCAGGCTATCGAATGGGCCAGAAGTTATGGATTGAAGGTGTGGGTTGACTTACACGGTGCTCCTGGGTCTCAAAATGGGTTTGATAACTCAGGTCTTAGAGATCAGGTCGAATTCCAACAGGATGGTAACTGGGACGTCTTTAAAAACGTCTTGGCTTACGTCATTGAGAAATACTCAAGGGATGAATTTACTGACACCGTTGTTGGTGTCGAAGTCCTCAATGAACCATTGGGTCCAGTCATCGATATGGATAAGTTGAAGGAATTGTACAACTGGGCATACGATTACTTGAGAAATGACTTACAAAGAGATCAAATCCTTGTTATCCATGATGCTTTCCAGAAGGCCAACTACTTTGACGATCAATTGACCGTGGAACAAGGCGCTTTCGGCGTATTGGTCGACCATCACCATTACCAAGTGTTCTCTCCTGAAGAGGTCGGCAGAACCATCGATGAACATATCTCTGTTGTCTGTGAACAAGGTAAAGAGACATTAACCGAAGCTCATTGGAACGTCGTTGGTGAATGGTCTGCCGCATTAACTGACTGTACCAAATGGTTGAACGGTGTTGGAATTGGTGCCAGATACGACGGATCCTTCGTTAAGAACCAGGATACTTCCTACTGGATTGGTTCTTGTGAGGGAAGTCAAGATATTAGTACCTGGACCTCCGATAAAAAGGACAACTACAGAAAATACATCGAAGCTCAACTTGACGCATATGAGATTAGAAACGGTTGGATCTACTGGTGTTACAAGACCGAAGACACCCTTGAATGGGACTACAGAAAATTGGTCCAAAGTGGATTGTTCCCACAACCATTAACTAATAGACAATTTCCAAACCAATGTAGCAGTACCTATTAA
- a CDS encoding WW domain-containing protein (weakly similar to uniprot|P43582 Saccharomyces cerevisiae YFL010C WWM1 WW domain containing protein interacting with Metacaspase (MCA1)), translating into MASRDLAPQVPEGWKAVYDDQYQTWFYVNLKTEQSQWEEPEGTTWPRGVEQRPAGPPPSASYSSNVPEKAPEPQYVQQQPEQQQSYPAQQPEAQSQPQSYPTESYPAQSYPQQQPVYQQQQPAYQQPYVATPAQGTAQPQEQQKASKGYGSTVLGGIAGIGTGLLAGSLLSHAMSSHHDKKHNESHFSGSSGSSGFGGFGGFGGSSGGRPNERPFNGPPNNNHGGFGGHGGPGGPGGHGGRGDGRF; encoded by the coding sequence ATGGCTAGTAGAGATTTGGCACCACAAGTTCCAGAAGGTTGGAAAGCTGTTTACGACGACCAGTACCAAACCTGGTTTTACGTAAATTTGAAGACTGAACAATCCCAATGGGAAGAACCTGAGGGAACAACATGGCCACGGGGTGTTGAACAAAGACCAGCAGGTCCACCACCTTCAGCAAGCTATTCAAGTAATGTACCGGAAAAAGCTCCTGAACCTCAGTACGTGCAGCAGCAGCCTGAGCAACAGCAATCTTATCCAGCTCAACAACCGGAGGCTCAATCACAACCACAATCGTATCCAACTGAAAGTTATCCGGCTCAAAGCTATCCTCAGCAACAACCGGTATaccagcagcaacaacCGGCATACCAACAACCTTATGTCGCAACTCCAGCTCAAGGAACGGCCCAACCACAGGAACAGCAGAAAGCATCCAAGGGCTACGGGAGTACTGTGCTAGGAGGTATCGCTGGTATTGGTACCGGTCTGTTGGCCGGATCATTGCTATCACATGCGATGTCATCTCACCATGATAAGAAGCATAACGAAAGCCATTTCAGTGGGTCTAGTGGGTCTAGTGGCTTTGGTGGCTTTGGTGGTTTTGGTGGCTCCAGCGGTGGAAGACCTAATGAGAGACCTTTCAATGGCCCACCAAATAACAACCATGGAGGTTTCGGTGGCCATGGCGGTCCCGGCGGTCCTGGCGGCCATGGTGGCCGTGGCGATGGACGCTTCTAA